A genome region from Rattus norvegicus strain BN/NHsdMcwi chromosome 17, GRCr8, whole genome shotgun sequence includes the following:
- the Cxcl14 gene encoding C-X-C motif chemokine 14 precursor: MRLLAAALLLLLLALCASRVDGSKCKCSRKGPKIRYSDVKKLEMKPKYPHCEEKMVIITTKSMSRYRGQEHCLHPKLQSTKRFIKWYNAWNEKRRVYEE; encoded by the exons ATGAGGCTCCTGGCGGCCgcgctgctcctgctgctcctggcgCTGTGCGCCTCGCGCGTGGACG GGTCCAAGTGTAAGTGTTCCCGGAAGGGGCCCAAGATCCGCTACAGCGACGTGAAGAAGCTGGAAATGAAGCCAAAGTACCCACACTGCGAGGAGAAGATggttat CATAACCACCAAGAGCATGTCCAGGTACCGCGGCCAGGAGCACTGCCTGCATCCTAAGCTGCAAAGTACCAAGCGCTTCATCAAATGGTACAACGCCTGGAACGAGAAACGCAG GGTCTACGAAGAGTAG